The following coding sequences lie in one Pseudomonas syringae CC1557 genomic window:
- a CDS encoding PAAR domain-containing protein, giving the protein MSYPVYLGDTTSSGGRVVSCQLAGTYTINGKPPAVLGDKATCPLHSGEFAFIEGHPSRKLNGIPMVLHGHRLACGCQGVASHAMDVRVL; this is encoded by the coding sequence GTGAGCTATCCGGTCTACCTGGGCGACACCACCAGCAGTGGTGGCCGAGTGGTCTCCTGCCAACTGGCAGGCACCTACACCATCAACGGCAAGCCACCGGCGGTGCTAGGCGACAAAGCCACCTGCCCGCTTCATTCGGGTGAGTTCGCCTTTATCGAAGGCCACCCCTCCCGAAAACTGAACGGCATCCCGATGGTGCTGCACGGCCATCGGCTGGCGTGCGGCTGTCAGGGTGTAGCCAGCCATGCTATGGATGTGCGGGTGTTATAG
- a CDS encoding GIY-YIG nuclease family protein, with translation MPEVASTASVSMDEQAVGKPWFVYLVRAANGSLYCGISDDPQRRFAAHQRGKGARFFCSSPAMALVYVEQWTSKGEALRHERLIKKLKKSAKEALAASYAKSSIQERDAVPSV, from the coding sequence GTGCCTGAGGTCGCCAGCACCGCGAGTGTGTCGATGGACGAACAGGCGGTTGGCAAACCCTGGTTTGTCTATCTGGTGCGCGCTGCCAACGGCTCGCTGTACTGCGGCATCAGTGATGATCCGCAGCGGCGGTTCGCTGCGCACCAGAGAGGCAAGGGCGCACGCTTTTTCTGCTCCAGCCCGGCGATGGCACTGGTCTACGTTGAACAATGGACCAGCAAAGGCGAGGCGCTGCGCCACGAGCGGCTGATCAAGAAGCTCAAAAAAAGCGCCAAAGAGGCGTTGGCTGCCAGCTACGCAAAGTCATCAATACAGGAGCGTGATGCCGTCCCATCAGTTTGA
- a CDS encoding glutaredoxin family protein: MLMRTLKKFALIMLVVVIYQNWGRIEHFVSPPPADVVQSYSQAKVVMYSTDWCGYCKQTRRFLDSKGIAYQEFDIEKSEQGRKAYEALGGRGIPLIDVNGTLIRGFAPDEILAALK; this comes from the coding sequence ATGCTGATGCGCACCCTCAAGAAGTTTGCCCTGATCATGCTGGTCGTGGTCATTTACCAGAACTGGGGCAGAATCGAGCATTTCGTCAGTCCTCCCCCTGCAGACGTCGTACAAAGCTACAGCCAGGCAAAAGTAGTGATGTACTCCACTGACTGGTGCGGCTACTGCAAACAGACCCGGCGTTTTCTGGACAGCAAGGGGATTGCGTATCAGGAGTTCGACATCGAGAAGTCCGAACAAGGCCGCAAGGCTTATGAGGCACTGGGCGGTAGAGGCATCCCGCTGATCGATGTCAACGGCACCCTGATCCGGGGTTTCGCCCCGGATGAGATATTGGCGGCGTTGAAGTAG
- a CDS encoding type VI lipase adapter Tla3 domain-containing protein codes for MLTLWFGFVLIVYLKAQETNMELRDLHSVLRLGIAGILGTALLAYSGHWWGKAVAHEKTELAAYKSTVITQNAEQQASRERTYSLEIRGAGVGIYKDHQSEIWDVIKKKHNNFISVFSRDPMDYDPSLDSREISADIKIKVAFKHSASESVAYWPIPVFALGPPNPYEKPYRAANLINAGRNAATLGVTLFLWQDDESTSHAQAMIERLFQFFNDNPKVPQALIVSQDGDVTRDIYRKRGTPGLPKNAQVVPTIFESMTGILVTRSDRVDRYIRPYATNEAEDNQNKGTDLGKLWAFYWNRDKAFVDWYESAESAKGVETPYAPGTMSTAYWKAQLPTLWKTISNRGPGNFEPSPWLPIRWGQNQVKEFDAAPVLGYLHRPIKAPMQDENGKRLKPALQGKALQAAWVQALDTLPDGQKPVRVFYDSTNNPEAEIALNNALHDLNKDGHGLELGNVEEGYDIGRRLGNTGVSGALVEINLATIASYKDGGVSAVVYAGTDGSLTVQMVRPPDEARKSRNSQNRGADPFTFGSPTGGASAK; via the coding sequence ATGCTGACTCTGTGGTTCGGCTTTGTTCTGATTGTTTACTTGAAAGCACAGGAGACCAACATGGAACTTCGTGATCTGCACTCAGTACTGCGCTTGGGTATTGCAGGGATCTTGGGTACCGCTCTGCTGGCTTACAGCGGACATTGGTGGGGAAAGGCGGTCGCTCACGAAAAAACGGAACTGGCCGCTTACAAATCCACAGTAATTACTCAGAATGCAGAGCAGCAGGCATCTCGAGAGCGGACCTATTCGCTGGAGATCCGAGGTGCAGGAGTAGGCATTTATAAAGATCATCAGTCTGAAATCTGGGATGTCATAAAAAAGAAACACAACAATTTCATCTCTGTCTTCTCACGAGATCCTATGGACTATGACCCTTCGCTGGACTCAAGAGAGATCAGCGCAGATATAAAGATAAAAGTCGCTTTCAAACATTCAGCGAGCGAATCAGTAGCGTACTGGCCAATTCCAGTGTTTGCGCTCGGCCCTCCTAACCCCTATGAAAAACCCTACAGAGCCGCAAACCTGATTAACGCCGGCCGTAATGCGGCAACCCTGGGAGTTACACTCTTCCTGTGGCAAGACGATGAGAGCACCAGCCATGCTCAGGCCATGATCGAACGACTGTTTCAGTTCTTCAATGATAATCCGAAGGTCCCACAAGCGTTGATCGTTAGTCAGGACGGCGATGTCACACGAGATATTTACCGTAAACGTGGTACCCCCGGCCTGCCAAAAAACGCCCAAGTCGTCCCCACAATATTCGAAAGCATGACAGGCATACTTGTCACCCGCTCGGATCGAGTAGACCGCTATATTCGTCCTTACGCCACCAATGAAGCAGAGGACAACCAGAATAAGGGGACGGACTTGGGCAAGCTTTGGGCTTTTTACTGGAACCGTGATAAAGCATTCGTGGACTGGTATGAAAGCGCGGAGAGCGCCAAAGGCGTTGAAACCCCCTACGCCCCCGGCACCATGTCCACAGCCTACTGGAAAGCCCAACTCCCCACCCTTTGGAAAACCATCAGCAACCGTGGTCCCGGCAATTTCGAGCCCTCCCCCTGGTTACCCATTCGCTGGGGTCAGAATCAGGTCAAAGAGTTCGATGCTGCGCCGGTGCTCGGCTACCTGCATCGTCCGATCAAGGCGCCCATGCAGGATGAAAACGGCAAGCGCCTGAAACCTGCCTTGCAAGGCAAAGCGCTGCAAGCCGCCTGGGTGCAAGCGCTGGACACCTTGCCCGACGGTCAAAAACCTGTGCGGGTGTTCTACGACAGCACGAACAACCCGGAAGCCGAAATCGCCCTGAACAACGCCCTGCATGACCTGAACAAGGACGGCCACGGTCTTGAACTGGGCAATGTCGAAGAGGGTTACGACATCGGTCGTCGTCTGGGTAACACCGGTGTCAGCGGTGCGCTGGTCGAGATCAATCTGGCGACCATCGCCAGTTACAAGGACGGTGGCGTCAGTGCTGTGGTATATGCAGGCACAGATGGCAGCCTGACCGTACAAATGGTCCGCCCGCCCGATGAGGCCCGTAAATCGAGGAACAGCCAGAACCGTGGCGCAGATCCGTTCACCTTCGGCTCGCCAACCGGCGGGGCATCTGCAAAGTGA
- a CDS encoding T6SS effector phospholipase Tle3 domain-containing protein — protein sequence MNGADEYAVAQGNTRLIPNLNTTCKMEVPADLPGVVIFLHGVNDPGASYESVETGLCQGVNERLDRPDLVAGRYGEKYKEAGKVPYEQRDSDQKAILDDPDTYLYRRDTDDPKTRSLLIPFYWGYRAAPEDIKRDDAGEPTRMRNQFQDINGNRLDRHFAKGGGFFANATNNLQDMYGEGFKPDFKTGTVEFMKPDNSLYFGKAPPRHYLVMAAHRLAMLVREIRRISPDETITIMGHSQGTLITLLAQALLIDEGQRCADTVIMVDSPYSVLPKATPKDQDTLSTLINIVTGVTKTPHAKPPLSDLRNVKTYCGRSGPKWSPAQGTRKNQVGNLVVFPERDNRGKVYLYFCPDDTTVALDDVQGIGTYGVPDALPDGRMAMMVLQTIRFYQRMWTKRHRDGEPVLVGKPPQPEPLRAEGESRYPGGSFFVGLASQAPVSSGQERLINAEALTPPHEPQMFGGEAIKGTPTTSGKDRPDDVGKGVALGKDAAKFPWVRMPPEYDAPNMSRQQALDTFNSLSNDPEKHTRAVRKVSSDTDSSSYHEREQTPEEARKRMQDAPDEWETNSYHSGLLRSPENHRWVTAMDIAIGQAKCLDDPAVCDVLVAIADWKMDERKFLATTQSPGWERLSPRAQALVKAGHQYYKKGIFPPYGVVPLSPPPLVKGSLDKGVEQ from the coding sequence ATGAACGGCGCCGATGAATACGCCGTTGCCCAAGGCAATACGCGGCTGATCCCCAACCTCAACACCACCTGCAAAATGGAAGTGCCCGCCGACCTGCCGGGCGTGGTGATCTTTCTGCACGGTGTGAATGACCCGGGGGCTTCTTATGAGTCGGTGGAGACGGGGCTGTGTCAGGGGGTGAATGAGCGGCTGGATCGGCCGGATCTGGTGGCGGGGCGGTATGGGGAAAAATACAAAGAAGCCGGAAAAGTCCCCTACGAGCAAAGGGACAGTGATCAGAAAGCCATACTTGATGATCCTGACACCTACCTTTACCGGCGCGACACAGATGATCCTAAAACCCGCAGCCTCCTTATACCTTTTTACTGGGGATACCGAGCAGCGCCGGAAGATATCAAGCGCGATGACGCCGGCGAACCGACCAGAATGCGTAATCAGTTTCAGGACATCAACGGCAACCGTCTGGATCGTCACTTTGCCAAAGGCGGTGGCTTTTTCGCCAATGCCACAAACAACCTGCAAGACATGTACGGTGAGGGTTTCAAGCCAGACTTTAAAACAGGCACTGTCGAGTTCATGAAACCGGACAATTCCTTGTATTTCGGTAAAGCGCCACCACGGCACTACTTAGTGATGGCGGCACACCGCCTGGCCATGCTGGTACGTGAAATTCGTCGCATTTCTCCCGATGAAACCATCACGATTATGGGCCACAGCCAGGGCACCCTCATAACGCTGTTGGCGCAAGCCTTGCTGATTGATGAGGGCCAACGCTGCGCAGACACAGTGATCATGGTCGACTCGCCTTATAGCGTGCTACCCAAGGCTACCCCTAAAGATCAAGACACACTCTCAACACTGATCAATATCGTTACCGGGGTTACAAAAACGCCTCATGCAAAGCCACCCTTGTCAGACCTGAGAAACGTCAAGACCTATTGCGGCCGAAGCGGCCCTAAATGGTCACCTGCTCAAGGCACCCGAAAGAATCAGGTTGGCAATCTGGTTGTTTTCCCCGAACGCGATAATCGCGGCAAGGTGTATCTTTATTTTTGCCCTGATGACACAACGGTCGCACTGGACGACGTGCAAGGCATCGGCACTTATGGCGTACCTGACGCCTTGCCGGATGGGCGAATGGCAATGATGGTGCTGCAGACAATACGTTTCTATCAGCGGATGTGGACTAAACGCCATCGCGATGGAGAGCCTGTGTTGGTGGGCAAGCCCCCCCAGCCAGAACCACTGCGTGCGGAAGGCGAGAGCCGTTACCCAGGCGGTTCCTTCTTCGTTGGACTCGCTTCTCAGGCACCAGTGTCCTCAGGACAAGAGCGCCTTATCAATGCCGAGGCATTGACCCCCCCTCATGAACCGCAAATGTTTGGCGGCGAAGCAATAAAAGGGACACCTACAACATCAGGCAAAGACAGACCTGACGACGTTGGGAAAGGCGTCGCACTAGGGAAAGACGCTGCCAAGTTTCCTTGGGTGAGAATGCCACCCGAATATGACGCCCCTAACATGTCTCGGCAGCAGGCACTCGACACATTCAACTCATTGTCCAACGACCCGGAAAAGCACACGCGTGCGGTTCGAAAAGTAAGCTCTGACACGGACTCCAGCTCTTATCATGAGCGCGAGCAAACACCAGAAGAGGCCCGCAAACGCATGCAGGATGCCCCCGATGAATGGGAAACCAACTCCTATCACTCTGGATTACTCCGCAGTCCGGAAAACCACCGGTGGGTAACTGCGATGGACATCGCTATCGGTCAGGCCAAATGCCTGGATGATCCGGCGGTGTGTGATGTTCTGGTGGCGATTGCGGATTGGAAAATGGATGAAAGAAAATTTCTCGCCACCACCCAATCCCCTGGCTGGGAGCGCCTTAGCCCAAGAGCCCAGGCATTGGTAAAGGCCGGTCATCAGTATTATAAAAAAGGTATATTTCCACCTTATGGTGTAGTGCCGCTGTCCCCCCCGCCCTTAGTAAAAGGCTCGCTGGATAAAGGAGTTGAGCAGTGA
- a CDS encoding glutathione S-transferase family protein, producing MSELILHHYPTSLFAEKARLMLGFKGLTWRSVTIPSIMPKPDLTALTGGYRRTPVLQAGADIYCDTALMARRLEQEKASPAFFLSGQEFAVAGLAAWADSVLFLHAVSLVFQPESMAVRFAKVPPDAAKAFVADRSTLFNGGTASRPPVEQVKHQWPTLMSRLELQLSRGGDFLFGQPSIADFSVAHTLWFLKQTPVTAQFVDDYPSVSAWLGRVLGFGHGTFTDLSAADAIEIARNATPAPLPEETFVDPNGFKAGDKVAVSAVDYGVEAVEGELVFTGREELILRREDDRAGVVHVHFPRMGYRIEKR from the coding sequence ATGTCCGAGTTGATCCTTCACCACTACCCCACGTCGCTGTTTGCCGAAAAAGCCCGTCTGATGCTGGGTTTCAAAGGCCTTACATGGCGCTCGGTGACCATCCCTTCGATCATGCCCAAGCCTGACCTGACTGCATTGACCGGCGGCTATCGCCGAACGCCGGTGTTGCAGGCCGGTGCGGATATCTACTGCGATACAGCTTTGATGGCACGGCGTCTGGAGCAGGAAAAAGCCTCGCCCGCGTTCTTTCTGTCAGGTCAGGAGTTTGCGGTTGCCGGTCTGGCTGCGTGGGCCGACTCGGTGCTGTTCCTGCATGCCGTGAGCCTGGTGTTTCAGCCTGAATCGATGGCTGTGCGTTTCGCCAAAGTGCCGCCGGACGCCGCCAAGGCCTTCGTCGCCGACCGTTCCACGCTGTTCAACGGTGGCACTGCGTCGCGCCCGCCAGTCGAGCAGGTCAAACACCAATGGCCGACGCTCATGTCACGGCTGGAATTGCAGCTGTCGCGCGGTGGCGATTTCCTGTTTGGCCAACCTTCCATCGCCGACTTTTCGGTCGCCCACACGCTGTGGTTCCTGAAACAGACACCGGTGACTGCGCAGTTTGTCGATGATTATCCAAGTGTCAGCGCCTGGCTGGGACGCGTGCTGGGTTTTGGTCATGGCACCTTTACCGACCTTAGCGCGGCCGATGCCATCGAAATTGCCAGAAACGCCACGCCTGCGCCGCTGCCCGAGGAAACTTTTGTCGATCCAAACGGCTTCAAGGCGGGTGACAAGGTTGCGGTGTCTGCGGTCGACTATGGCGTCGAAGCGGTTGAAGGCGAGCTGGTATTTACCGGGCGTGAAGAACTGATCCTGCGCCGCGAGGACGATCGTGCGGGTGTCGTGCACGTACACTTCCCGAGAATGGGGTATCGGATAGAGAAGCGCTGA
- a CDS encoding type VI secretion system Vgr family protein, whose translation MLMDLTALFSPQNRRLITLTTVARNEQELLLEKFTGTEGLSELFSFELSMISRDASLELKSQIGQPARLAIELTTGEARYINGYISMFSLQGSDGGLARYSATLSPWLWMLSRRIDSRIFQEQTIEAVIRTVFAAYGALPDFEFQLSQPLKTHSYITQYRESDLAFVLRLLEHEGLFFYFDHNEEKHTLIILDHSRDLLPLPQQPKIRYHTASVTETADSITEWRSHRRLQSGRMSIQTFDYKQPRNPLPVGMPSLNKQGNVDSYEVYDVLDHYSHGTFNDGERLVRQRLEAIEVQGKTFTGNSNCRAMYPGHTFELTQHFDHDRGAVEDRRFLLLSVKHEGRNNYLSDEDAGYKNEFECIRHKIPYRHPITAPRPLVHGPLSAIVVGPEGEEVFTDELARIQVRFHWQRGDSLPQGTTWLRVAMPSAGSGFGHQFMPRIGQEVLVTFLAGDIDRPLVTSVLYNNHNLPPRFSKASGLPGNRTLSGIRTQEHQGSGFNELLFDDTPGSLRARMGTTHQATALNLGKLTDPRTDGTAQPRGNGAELRTDAAIALRAAQGMLLTTYARTDAKGSQLDREELLKLLAECGELFKSLGETAAARGGQAVDVKGIDALRQSLDQWPAPDGNGLGDPVMAMTAAAGIASATPRSQVHYAGEHHDTTAQNNLQLTSGAAMHLQAGKGLSAFAQDAGISVIANRGKVLVQAQEDDIALTAQKSLHVSAVDGEVLITAPTIRLVADDGSYIKIGGGVEIGSQGKVTVHASEHDWIGPKTDSAALPSFGRDPAAQQVTFHYPGHSEQSPRAAADHSYEIKLEDGSTVKGLTDAGGLTERVEREMMHQAQVSALRSGAPKGGAQ comes from the coding sequence ATGTTAATGGATCTAACAGCCCTGTTTTCGCCGCAAAACCGTCGCTTGATTACGCTCACAACTGTTGCCCGTAACGAACAGGAACTCTTGCTGGAAAAGTTTACCGGCACTGAAGGTCTGTCCGAACTGTTCAGTTTTGAGTTGTCAATGATCAGTCGCGACGCCAGTCTGGAACTGAAGTCGCAGATCGGCCAACCCGCGCGACTGGCAATAGAGCTGACCACGGGCGAAGCGCGCTACATTAATGGCTACATCAGCATGTTCAGCCTGCAAGGCAGCGACGGTGGTCTGGCCCGCTACAGCGCCACACTCAGCCCTTGGCTGTGGATGCTTTCGCGGCGTATCGACTCGCGGATTTTCCAGGAACAGACAATCGAAGCGGTTATCCGTACCGTATTTGCAGCCTACGGCGCATTGCCCGACTTCGAGTTCCAACTCAGCCAGCCGCTCAAGACGCACAGTTACATCACGCAATACCGTGAAAGCGATCTGGCGTTTGTTCTGAGGCTGCTGGAACACGAAGGGCTTTTCTTCTATTTCGATCACAACGAAGAAAAACACACCCTGATCATTCTTGATCACTCCCGTGATCTATTGCCGCTGCCGCAACAGCCGAAAATCCGTTACCACACGGCGTCCGTTACCGAGACAGCAGACTCGATTACTGAATGGCGCAGCCATCGACGTCTGCAATCGGGGCGCATGTCCATTCAGACATTCGATTACAAGCAACCCCGTAACCCGTTGCCTGTCGGCATGCCCAGTCTCAATAAGCAGGGCAACGTCGATTCATACGAAGTGTATGACGTGCTTGATCACTACAGCCACGGCACGTTCAATGACGGTGAACGCCTGGTGCGTCAGCGCCTGGAAGCCATCGAAGTACAGGGCAAGACCTTCACCGGCAACAGCAACTGCCGCGCCATGTACCCCGGCCATACCTTTGAACTGACCCAGCATTTCGACCATGACCGCGGCGCTGTCGAAGACCGCCGTTTTCTGCTGTTATCGGTCAAGCACGAGGGCCGCAATAACTACCTGTCGGATGAAGACGCGGGCTATAAAAACGAGTTCGAGTGCATTCGCCACAAGATTCCCTATCGCCATCCGATTACCGCACCACGACCATTGGTCCACGGCCCGCTCAGTGCGATTGTGGTCGGGCCGGAAGGCGAAGAAGTGTTTACCGATGAGCTGGCGCGCATACAGGTCAGATTCCATTGGCAGCGCGGCGACAGTCTGCCGCAGGGCACCACCTGGCTAAGGGTCGCAATGCCCAGCGCGGGCAGCGGCTTCGGTCATCAGTTCATGCCGCGCATCGGCCAGGAAGTGCTGGTGACGTTTCTGGCAGGCGACATCGACCGGCCTCTGGTCACTTCGGTGCTCTACAACAACCATAACCTGCCGCCGCGCTTCAGCAAGGCCTCGGGGCTGCCGGGCAACCGCACGCTGTCGGGGATCCGCACCCAGGAACACCAAGGCAGTGGTTTCAATGAATTGCTGTTCGATGACACGCCCGGTTCGCTGCGCGCACGCATGGGCACGACCCATCAGGCCACGGCCCTCAACCTGGGCAAACTGACCGACCCGCGCACCGACGGCACCGCCCAGCCGCGTGGCAACGGCGCAGAGCTGCGTACCGATGCCGCCATTGCGCTGCGTGCCGCGCAGGGCATGTTGCTGACCACCTATGCGCGCACCGACGCAAAAGGCTCACAGCTGGATCGCGAAGAGCTGCTCAAGCTGCTGGCCGAGTGCGGCGAACTGTTCAAATCCCTTGGCGAAACCGCTGCTGCTCGCGGCGGCCAGGCGGTGGATGTTAAAGGCATAGATGCCTTGCGCCAGTCGCTCGATCAGTGGCCCGCGCCAGACGGCAACGGCCTGGGCGACCCGGTCATGGCAATGACCGCCGCCGCTGGTATCGCCAGTGCCACGCCGCGCTCGCAGGTTCACTATGCCGGCGAACATCACGACACCACCGCGCAGAACAACCTGCAATTGACCAGCGGCGCAGCCATGCACCTGCAAGCGGGCAAAGGGCTGTCGGCCTTCGCTCAGGACGCAGGCATCAGCGTCATCGCCAACCGCGGCAAGGTGCTGGTGCAGGCCCAGGAAGACGACATCGCCCTCACTGCCCAGAAAAGCCTGCACGTTTCGGCCGTTGACGGCGAAGTGCTCATCACCGCACCGACCATTCGCCTGGTCGCCGATGACGGCAGTTACATCAAGATTGGCGGCGGCGTCGAAATCGGCTCGCAAGGCAAGGTCACCGTACACGCCAGCGAACACGACTGGATCGGCCCCAAGACCGACAGCGCTGCGCTCCCCTCGTTCGGCCGCGACCCCGCCGCCCAGCAGGTCACCTTCCACTACCCCGGCCACAGCGAACAAAGCCCGCGGGCAGCGGCGGATCACTCTTATGAAATCAAACTGGAAGATGGCAGCACGGTGAAAGGACTGACGGACGCAGGCGGACTGACAGAGCGAGTGGAACGCGAAATGATGCATCAGGCACAAGTCTCTGCATTACGCAGCGGCGCACCCAAAGGAGGCGCCCAATGA